The following proteins come from a genomic window of Lolium rigidum isolate FL_2022 chromosome 5, APGP_CSIRO_Lrig_0.1, whole genome shotgun sequence:
- the LOC124654832 gene encoding S-norcoclaurine synthase 1-like, which yields MEDATMPRNLGGSLPVPNVQDLAGRPEDLPPTLLNRYLRPEPTLPDAPADEQEHVPVVDFARLFGQKEEDRAEEAARLCMACEDWGFFQVVNHGIPEETMEEMKRSVMGFFALPLPEKQALAQEPVGIEGYGQAFVVSEEQKLDWADMFYLVTQPPSYRHLRLWPSNPSTFKDCLESYSAEVQRVARELLGAMAGNLGVRDPTDMTRLAEVQAMRMNYYPRCPEPHADRVLGLSPHSDATGLTLLLQVGSVAGLQIRRNGRWLPVSPLPGALLANVGDVVEVFTNGKYKSVEHRAVVNPRQERMSIAAFHSGKYGTTYGPLEDVVRDQEPRYRSVSVEDFYKLVVSTKLDGKKIMDAMKIT from the exons ATGGAAGACGCAACAATGCCTCGGAACCTGGGCGGCTCGCTGCCAGTGCCCAACGTGCAGGACCTCGCCGGCCGGCCCGAAGACCTCCCGCCCACCCTCCTCAACCGCTACCTGAGACCTGAGCCCACCCTCCCCGACGCCCCTGCTGACGAGCAGGAGCATGTCCCCGTCGTCGACTTCGCCCGGCTCTTCGGCCAGAAGGAGGAAGATCGCGCAGAGGAGGCCGCCAGGCTGTGCATGGCCTGCGAGGACTGGGGCTTCTTCCAGGTCGTCAACCACGGCATTCCCGAGGAGACCATGGAGGAGATGAAGCGAAGCGTCATGGGATTCTtcgcgctgccgctgccggagaagCAAGCTCTGGCCCAGGAGCCTGTAGGCATCGAGGGGTACGGCCAGGCGTTCGTCGTCTCCGAGGAGCAGAAGCTCGACTGGGCCGACATGTTCTACCTCGTCACGCAGCCGCCCAGCTACCGCCACCTCCGCCTCTGGCCATCCAACCCCTCCACGTTCAA GGATTGCCTGGAGAGCTACTCCGCGGAGGTGCAGAGGGTGGCCCGCGAGCTGCTGGGGGCCATGGCGGGGAACCTGGGCGTGCGGGACCCCACGGACATGACGAGGCTCGCCGAGGTGCAGGCCATGAGGATGAACTACTACCCGCGGTGCCCGGAGCCGCACgcggaccgggtgctgggcctgtCGCCGCACTCCGACGCCACCGGGCTAACGCTGCTGCTGCAGGTGGGCTCTGTTGCCGGGCTGCAGATCAGGAGGAACGGCCGCTGGCTCCCCGTCTCGCCGCTCCCCGGGGCCCTCCTCGCCAACGTCGGCGACGTTGTCGAGGTCTTCACCAATGGCAAGTACAAGAGCGTCGAGCACAGGGCGGTCGTCAACCCGCGCCAGGAGCGCATGTCCATCGCCGCCTTCCACAGCGGCAAGTACGGCACCACGTACGGGCCGCTGGAGGACGTCGTCCGCGACCAGGAGCCGCGCTACAGGAGCGTCAGCGTCGAGGACTTCTATAAGCTCGTCGTCTCCACCAAGCTCGACGGCAAAAAGATCATGGACGCCATGAAGATCACTTGA